The Portunus trituberculatus isolate SZX2019 chromosome 50, ASM1759143v1, whole genome shotgun sequence genome includes the window GGGGAGCCAATCGACAGACCTCTCGTCCGCTCCTCTCCGTCAAGATTCCAGATAACGATGGGTCTTCTCTGAGCGGGGAGACGCATGgtgagtgtatgagtgtttGATGCCTTGTCTGTATCCTTTGTGGGATTGCCGGCCTGGTGAACAGTTGGATGGATGTTTTAATCTGGtctaagaagggaaggaagtatgAATGGAacgtttctttcatttatcacttttcCTCTTGCATTTGTAGCGTGGTATTTGTTGAAGATGATGAGCTTTCACATCAGtacagtttcattttttttccttttctttattattgtcttCTCATAAGTTGAAGGAGGAAGCTAAATACATTTCACATCTGTTTCTCAGCACGAAtgtcccttctcttctcactctctctctaaaaaccaCCCCTTCTGTATCTTCTCCCTCCAATACTATCGAAACACACTTCGAACCCTCTACTGCGTGTCTTGTGGTCTGTACAGTATAGTTGAGTTCGGTAGTTGAGACAAATTCGGGAGTGAGGAGAAGTGACCTTGGCTCCTGTTGTGCTCGGCTCCTAAGTCAGGTTCGGCAAGTGAAGGTGATTCCAGTGAGGACTTCTAgacttcctctttgtcctcccttcctcctaagTGGATTAGTGGATCGAGAGAAGCaggactccaccaccaccactacggccACTCAATACCCTGTGTGTTCGGGTGGGGGCGAGGAGTGGAGGGGCTTGGCTCGACTCTGCAACAgtctgagaaaaggaaaagaaggaaaggaagaaaggatagaaaataggaaggaaatgagaggtgaTGAGTAaacaaggggagggaagaattgaagaagtaaagggaaaacttggtggaggaaagagagggaagagaagagcgagaagagatgggaaaagggaagaaaggaatagaaagaaggtaaataagaacataagaaagggagaaaggatggaaggggtTGGATCACATGCTGTTACTGGTGgtagagatagtggtggtggtggtggtggtggtggtggtggtggtgttgttgttggtggtggtggtgatagtggtagtgtatTAATGGTATAATTTTCTAGGTCTAAAACACCATAGGACTTCATTTTACATCTCAGGggaaggtagtagtggtggtggtggtggtgatagtgttggtggcagtggtggtggtggtggtggtggtggtggtggtagcagtggtggcattggtggtggtgatgattgtggtggtggaaatgtttAGCTTCTCGACACCCAAAATTAtcctcattatctctcttttatctctccccccatctccctctccctctccctctcttgtgattctccttcctcctcctcctcctcctcctcctcctcctcctcctcctcttcctcctccttctcctcttttctactctactttttctctcctttttccacctcctcttttctctttttctctccacttttactgttttctttccatcatttcatatttcttaaaatttctccatattcaatcttttttttgcATCCAATAttgtttccttcatctctctctctctctctctctctctctctctctctctctctctctctctctctctctctctctctctctctctctgtctattcttatcttcctcatcgtcttcttccctttcttctctccttgtgtCCACTTCCCTATTCGCGCGTGACGTCATACTTCACCAATTATGCAGGAGcggtggaagaaaagagagggggggagagaaaagagagagggagaggggagagagggagggagaagagagagagagagagagggagagggagtggggagagacATCACACTTGACATTTAAGTGCcccagaaactctctctctctctctctctctctctctctctctctctctctctctctctctctctctctctctctctctctcaaccatccaACCATGCACTCTTACGCTGTCCAGCTAAAAGTGTGGAGGCGAAATATGCATACTTCATGACATTATGTATATTTGAGtcaaagaatgtgtgtgtgtgtgtgtgtgtgtgtgtgtgtgtgtgtgtgtgtgtgtgtgtgtgtgtgtgtgtgtgtgtgtgtgtgtgtgtgtgtgtgtgtgtgtgtgtgtgtgtgtgtgtgtgtgtgtgtgtgtgtgtgtgtgtgtgtgtgtgtgtgtgtgtgtgtgtgtgtgtgtgtgtgtgtgtgtgtgtgtgtgtgtgtgtgtcaagttgGGAAGTAGTTTGGAtatacttggagagagagagagagagagagagagagagagagagagagagagagagagagagagagagagagagagagagagagaggtgccagTCGATGTTGGGAATGTGAAGTGGCAGTACCTCTCAGTGTTACTCCTGGCTCGTGCTTACATACTTCCCGCCGTACTGCTAATCCTGCGCCTCATCCTGCCCTCCTCTCACCGCCTCCATCCTTGCCCTCTCTTTGCCAGCCCTTCCTCCGCACCCGGCGAGGCCCTTATGGTGTTTCAGCCCTTATGGCGTATCATGCTGCCTCCTCAAAACAGACTAAATAAAACATGTCGTCGATGCCGCCTCAGCCACTTCCTCCGCCTCGTCGTTCGCCTGCTGTAGAGTCACCATGCTTCCTGCAGCGGACTCACAAGTGCCTCTAGGCGTCCACGACCCCCACTCTGAGTGATtaaggaaggagtgagtgagtcatgAGTGAGTCGAGAGTGTGGTGTCCGCGTGGCGCAGGCCTGAAAGTGAGGCGTATCAGGAACATGTGAAACCCAGGTAAGAGCGCCCCTTCAGCGCCTCGCCCCGCGTGAAGAAGACAATGGCAGCAGGCGGGGTGGGGGCGGCACTGTGGTGAGGAGCCCCAAGGTGGGTCCCGCTGACGCTCGCGTGGGCCAcatgaaaaacaagacaaaaactgAGTAAACACGAAACTGACAGATTGTTGATTGGCAAAGTAAACAAAGACGCAgcgttgtgaaaaaaaaaaaaaaatagtccagGGCAACTGGAGTGAAAATTTCCGGATATAACAGCAATTTGTTGCGGAAGCAGGACAAGCCTCCTTCACCATGCCGTCCCTGGATGATCTTGACCTGCAGCGGCTGCTCAGCATGGTGCGCGGCGAGCGGCGGCGTCGCGACCGTCGCTCCATCTGCCTGGGTCTGCAGGGGCCGTCACTCCTGCTGGTGGGCATGGCCAGGTCACTAGGTGGGTCGCTGCGACTGTCAGGCAACCATAGTTCTCAGGTTACCGATTTATTTGTATCGTACCTGCACGGTGTTGTGGGACTAGTGAGTGGTGGAGTGTGGGCGTCCCTCAACGGACCCTCCACTAAGTCTAATCTCATATTTACCTGCTGCCTTCCGTCCAGGAATATTCTCATTAGTTGCCTGGTCTGGCAGTCTTGGGAGCCGCGCCGTGCTCGCCTGAGCACCGCCGCCATGGCAACTTATGTACTTGAGCTCTTTCACGTCCTTATTGCTCCTTTTTGCTCAGGAAGCCAAGGGAGCCGTGCAGTGTAGCGTGAGCCTCACACGCCGCCACGCCCTCTGGCACAGCCTCGTCTCCCTAATGAATGTATTGAGAGCAGCGTCTGAGATTGAGAAAACATAGTAGTGTAAAAAGCAGAGGAAAAATAGGTAGATAACGGTAGATAACTATGATTCTTTATatgcttcatatatatatatatatatatatatatatatatatatatatatatatatatatatatatatatatatatatatatatatatatatatatatataaattaaattCTCGTAGTTgtattattctttctattttctattgtatgtgtgtgtgtgtgtttgtttgtttgtgtgtgtgtgtgtgtgtgtgtgtgtgtgtgtgtgtgtgtgtgtgtgtgtgtgtgtgtgtatctcactCTGCCGTGTATTGGTGCCCCAGGTATGACCCAGGGGGAGGCCCCAGGGCCGGCTGACGTGAAGGAGTCGCCGCGCAAGACCCGCGGCGTCATCCCGCACCTCAGCCACCTGCCTGACCTCAACAAGCTGTCTGATGTGATCCGCAACCTGGTGATGGGCAACGTGGTGTACGTCAAGCCCATCCTCAAACCCAGGAAGATCTGCATCTACACCTGCGCTGACTTGAAGGGTGAGTGTGGGCGccggtgaagggagagggaggtctCAGCTGTCAGGTGTACCAACACTGGCAGCGCAGGACGAGGCACCAAGGTAGGCTGTTTTCTGCCCGTAAGGTGAATTGTCTGGCCAAGGAATACGACCGTCTTTCTTTGTACAATATTTGGGTGAATTAACATAAggtaagctgcaagaagccagcaGACCAACACGCGCCAGTCCCTGTATGTAACACATTCAAACATATTTCAGTCTGTCTTGCCTTTCAACGAATCATTCTAAACTTTTTTTAAACTCTAAAGCCTCCTGATCACTGACGCTATGTTAATCTAGCATTCTACTTGAACACCGACTTCTACCTTTTAAATGTAATTATGTCGAACCTAAGTGCATGTATTGAACTTGAACCAGGGAATTGTACTACTCTAATACTAGTGGTGACCCTCTTCCACGCTAGACACCATCATGGAGCGGTCAGCCTTGATGGAGTACGTGTACCCGAAGCTGCGGCTGTACTGCATGGAGAAGGGCTACGAGCTGAACACTGTGGACTTGCACTGGGGCATCCCAGACGAGCACCTCAACGACCACTCCCTCAAGGAACTGTGTCTTGGCCAGCTCACCAGTAAGTGTTGCTTCCCATGTGCCCTTGTTGGAGAGgtcagggaagaaggaaggaaaggagggagggatgagtaCTTGTTGATAatagaggaaggtaaagaaaatgttagagggatcatgaggaggaggacaaagacagGAGGCAGGGAAAATACAAAcaccagtaaaagaaaaagagaagatactGAACGTGTTGGAGTCAGTGAAATAtggtaggaaggagagaacgagGGAGGAGTTCTAGTTCACAAAAATATGCAAGAAAGCTCATTCGTCAGTGCCCTTCTTTATCAGTGCCGTCATGAgggaggaggcggtgaaggagagaagaaacgagAGATGTAAGCTtactaattaaagaaaatggaagataacGTCTCCATGACGAccctcctttacctttcctttgccTGTAACAGCTCAAGCCCGCGACTCCCACATCGTGACCGTCGTGTTCCTTAATGAGACCTTCGGAAACGCTCTCCTGCCGCGGGTGATAGAGGGCCCAGACTTCGACCAGGGCATTTCCAGCCTCGAGGTGGACACGGACCGGGAACTGTTCTGGAAATGGTACCACTGGGATGAGAACGCTCAGCCGCCTTGCTACAAACTGCAGCCCATCAGCACCTTCTTCCCGAAtatcaaggtgagagagagagagagagagagagagagagagagagagagagagagagagagagagagagagagagagagagagagtgagtgagtgagtgagagtgaatgaaCTTACGAGCTGCATAcaaacaattaaaaagaaaagataaagctaGGAGATATACATACAATACATCTTTCTCTATACCATTCCATCATATCCGTTCACACGTATGTCTAATCTTCTCCAAAAGTTCTCTATTGACTCGGCACTAACAAGCCAAGTACTTAGCCAATTCCAATCGACCACGAGCGTAATTTAGTTCCATTGTCATCCTGTCTCCCTTTCAATTCCTGCTATTCCTTGCCTAATGTTCAATGCTGACCCTAATCACCTTATCACCCTGTCTGCACCACCCATGGCCAGTTCGAATCCCACAGAGCCTCACTAATCGGGTTTTTAGTATTTTAGACAAACTTATAGacaccttaactccttcagtaccatgacacattctcatattcattttgcttactgtttggagatttgatgcagcttcagaaacttgtgtagggattcgaatagtgaagactgtccattAACCATCTGAtcttcatagatccttcctaatgtcaataaaatggtctaatcatccCCAGACTCATGGTACAAATGCAtctcggtactgaagggattagtgTAGGAATGACCACGCCTAGGCCTGACTGTTTCTCGCAACTTCCCTTatgtttctccttcaccttcgtcAGGATGGGAACAGCGCGCAGCACCAGGAGGCGGTGGCGGACTGGAGCGCTGAGGTTAAGAAGATGATGACGCTTATGAGGACTGTGTTTAAccaggagcagaaggagaagtaCCTGAGCACCGTCATGGAGCAGGTGAGGAAAGGGACAGCTTAACACATAGAGAGGATAGatcaagggagaggagggggaatgtgggagggatgagggaaggtgtggattgagggaaggaagggacagtTCGGCACAGGAGAGGTTAGATCAGGTGAGGTGTGTGATTAGAGGCAAGAGGAACGTGGGAGGGATTAGGGAAGGTATGgactaagggaaggaaggtgattgGGGTGAAAATTAGGTAGAATAGTGAAAGTGAGGAGGTTATATAGTGTTTAATTACTgctggtgttactactactactactactactactactactactactactactactactactactactactactactactactactactactactattactactgctgctgctcctacaaCCACAATATTACTTCTACTCTTATTATctcctattactaccactactactactactactacgccaaCAATACCAGTTccaacactaacaccaccataaccaccctattctccctgtccttcctaaCACCACCCACTAACCCTAAGATTAATACTAAGCTTCCCCTCAAACTATGTATACTACAATACAAATAAACCTTTCTgggattattattaccattaccattatcattaccctAACAACATTCTGGTCTTCCACGCACAGGAGATCAAGCAGAGTGTGTTCATGAACCAAGAGAGCGCCAAACACTGCCTCTGGATCTGTCGCAAGTTCACACACTTCCCGTCACACAACATTCCAGCTCAGGGCAAGGTGTACGTGGCGGTGGAGCCCGAAAGTAAGAAGCGACTCGATATCCTGCAGAGTGAGCTGAAggtacgggagagagagagagagagagagagagagagagagagagagagagagagagagagagagagagaggggggaagagagtGAGCGTCTTGAGGAAGGGACAAAgaggtgtgtgtttatgtatgtatgtatgaatgtgcttatgtatgtatattatatgtacaTTATGTATGCAtgccacttgtgtgtgtgtgtgtgtgtgtgtgtgtgtgtgtgtgtgtgtgtgtgtgtgtgtgtgtgtgtgtgtgtgccgcagtAGTGACTCACCACGTGTCAATAACTTCatgacgcaacacacacacacacacacacacacacacacacacacacacacacacacacacacacacaaaaaaaaaaaaaaaccctatcACCAAAACACAAGCCTTaaattcctccccttcctcttctcacccctccatcaccgccacctGCAGGAGCGTCTGGATGAGATTCGTATGCTCAAGTTCCGGGTGAAGTGGCACAACTCAGGCATGAACCCCGAGGTGCCTGAACACGCCCAGTTCGTGGAGGACCTCTGCGCTCAGATCTCCCCCTTGCTCATCTCCATCATCGACGGCATCATTGAGGAGGACGAAACCAAGgtgagcaggagcaggaagaggaggaggaggaggaggaggaggaggaggaggaggaggaggaggaggaggaggaggaggaggaggaggagattatacAGAAAGGATATTTTCTGAGGaatggcaatagtagtagtagtagtagtagtagtagtagtagtagtagtagtagtagtagtagtagtagtagttgtagtagtagttgtagtagtaatagtagtagtaggaggaggaggaggagaaggaggaagaagggaaaaaggagaggagagcaagaacaataacaagaaaaaaaaaatatgtgatgaATATATGTTAGATATCTAAATTTAGCTTCAATTTCGTATCGTGACCATCTTCGTGTGTGtgactatctgtgtgtgtgtgtgtgtgtgtgtgtgtgtgtgtgttcaggccACCCCTTCACTGACCTAATATCTACCCCCTTGCCTGCAGGAGGAGCTCAAGACGTACCTGGGCATCGAGAAGCGACTCTTCCACGAGCTGATGCAACAGTCGCTCATGTGTCAGTTCCGCTACAAGAACTTCCAGGGGAGACAAGACCTGCTGGCCAAGATTAGAAGGtgggtgttttctctctctctctctctctctctctctctctctctctctctctctctctctctctctctctctctctctctctctctctctctctctctctctctctctctctctctctctctctctctctctctctctctctctctctctctctctctctctctctctctctctctctctctctctctctctctctctctctcacgtgtcaatattccttcccttatcttcttCGTCGCCTCCGTCAGATATCTCAACAACGATTCCTGCGTGCCACTCATCATGCACGGCGAGGTGGGGTGCGGCAAGTCGTCCCTCATCGCCAAGGCCATGGAGAGGTGCTGCGAGTGGCTGGTGGACGTGCCCCTCGTCGTCAGGTGGGTAACGGAAGCAACAGTGACATGAATAAAACAGTATGCAAATCTAACATCACCAGCCATGATTAGTGAGATGCATATAACATGGGCTTgggtggcgtggtgtggcgtgacGTGACGAGTGACTTGCCTTTGCTGGTAGGTTCGTGGGCCTCACCCCCGGGTCGTCCACAGCGGAGCAGGTGCTGAGGTCCATCGCTGAGCAGTGCTGTGCCCTCTTCGGGGAGCATCCCGCCGAGGCTGCCAAGGTGATACTCAGGGAAGAGACACTTGACTTAACCTTACCTGGCTAGTTCTTACTTGTGTTCCATTTATTGCCCTCTCATTGATTCCCTGATTCTTACCTGTCGTACTCAACCTATACGTCATTGTTTTctacttatcttccttctcttatctgtGTTTATCCATGCtcgttcctcttttccttctcattcgcTCCGCACCAATTTGTTTCGCCTGTGGATGCGTCATTTCGTCTTTATGAACTTGTATGTTGGTGTCTTTTCTCCTTGTCATCCTGCTATTATTCACATTGATGTACCCTCGTTCATCCTTGCTTCAttgcccttcctttccttaccattTCACCTGAAAATGCGTGACGTTTTTATCTGTTATTTCcaaattctttctccttttcttgtgcttatctttctttgttcctccttactccatctctcactttctgtttttctcaccTGTGCCACTTTACTCAGGAACTGTAGCTTCTAGTGGCATTCTTCTCagtctttctctacttttcatttcttttctcatcgTACAGGATGTGCGTCACGTGTTAAGAATAGGTAGTATATGAATATTTAAAGGAATAATGTGCAGATATAATTAATTTCATAAAGGAAAAACTGTGGCTTCTGATGACACTCTTTTTAaatatcttgtctttttttccacgTTGTTGTGCAGAGCATGCATCACGTGCTAAAAATAGCCACTGTATTAGTATTTATGAGATGAATAGCGGGTGTGCTAATGTAAAAGTTCACAGAGGAGAAACCGTAGCGTCTGATAGTGTTCTCTAtaacctcctctctttcttcctggtgACTGTGCAGGGCGTGCGCCACATGTCGTCCTTCCTGATGCACGTGTGGTCCAAGGCGTGCAAGGTGCGGCCGTTGGTCATCATGATTGACGGCATCGACCAGGTGAAGAGCTACGGGTCCACCTCGCTGGAGTGGGTGCCCCGGGAGCTGCCGGAGAACGTGAAGCTCATCATGACTGTGCGGGACGACTCGGAGCAGATGAGACTCCTGCAGAGCATCATCGAGGACCGCGCCTGCTTCCTGAAGGCACGTGCTCTTGCTCTCTTGCTGCCAAGGGGTCGATAAAGCTAGCTCACTTCACCTCATAGCAGAGAAGATTAGAGAGACTGTAGAAATTATCTTTGTCTGTTAAtcaactatttatttatcagttgAATATTACGCTGTTTCAAATTGCAACCTAAATTAACGGATCAGCGTCGAAATTAACTGAATTAATCTAAATCAAGCCCTAAAATGAACTCACAAATGTTACCGCGCTATTACCGAGAGCAAAATTTTCGATACTTCTTTCTAGCATACCTTGGGGACTGGCACTCAATTAACCTTCCTttacatacacattttttttgccattgactgaccctcCCTCTTATATAAACAATCTAATTTAGCGTGTGTCCTCTGTCAGATCCCCCCGATGACGCTGGACGAAGGCTACAGTAAGTTCGAGGGAATCCTGAAGGCGCACCATCGTAGCGTGAACAAAGAACAGCGGGACCTCGTCAGCAAATACATTCAAGAGTGTCCATTGCCGCTCTACGTGGAGGTGAGGCGTCTGACGAGGGTGTTGCTTTGTTTTGAtgtaaagaagggagagagaagaaaagtgcaaAGAAAGTGTAAGGGAAAggatgataaggaagaagagaagaaagagaaagaaggaaagaagagaagaatagataaaggaaatagatttgtaaagggaaagaggaaaggagagaataattataagaaaagagagaagaaaagaaagaaagaagagaaggatagataatgtaaataagattggtttctttctctttgctttgtgttagggagagaaaaggaaggatggaaagaaaggacgagaaaggagaaaaaatgaaggaagaaaggatggataaggatagagaaacgaaatgaataagagagaggaaagaaaagattgaaggttagcagaaggaaggacgagaaaggaaagaaggacgaaaggaatgactgtgaaggaaatagaataagctaactttccttctctttttccttcagatTTTGGGTCGCATGGCGTGTCACTGGACGGGCGCCGAGTCACAGCTGCCCCTCAAATCCACCTTGATGGAGCAGATCAGCATGGTGTTTGACGAGCTGGAGGAGACGTACGGGAAGGTGggcaactaacacacacacacacacacacacacacacacacacacacacacactctctctctctctctctctctctctctctctctctctctctctctcacacacacacacacacacacacattgatgtcATTAATCATATTCACCTTCTTATATCATCTTATCCTCATAAACTAACAAGCTACATCaatatctttctctatctcttctttcttactcaTAATGTCCTATCCGCCGTGCCTGCTGTGTCCGCCGTGCCTGCCGTGCCTGCTGTGTCTCAGGTGGAGGTCTCGCACACCCTGGGTTACCTGACGGCTGCCAAACACGGGCTTTCCGATTCAGAGATGATTGATATCCTCTCCTGCGACGAGGCTGTGCTTGAGAAGGTGTTCGTTCACTACATtcctccaggtgtgtgtgtgtgtgtgtgtgtgtgtgtgtgtgagagagagagagagagagagagagagagagagagagagagagagagagagagagagagagagagagtgtgtgtgtgtgtgtgtgtgtgtgtgtgtgtgtgtgtgtgtgtgtgtgtgtgtgtgtgtgtgtgtgtgtgcgtaatgtTTTTGCTCGTCGTCTTCGGTCAGTCGATTAGTCAgtttatcagtcagtcagccactaactcactcactcactcaattagtcagtcagctagtcactcattcagtctggtattcactcactcagtcattcaATTATTCATTCGGTCAGTcaggcactcactcactcactcagtcaataaatcaatcaaccagtcagtcagttactcgGTCAGTCAGTaaggcactcactcactcattcactcaatcaatcagtcagtcagttactcgGTCAGTCAGGTcaggcactcactcactcagtttaTCAAtccctcgctcactcactccgtCATCcaacccctccacccctccctgccACAGTGCGCCGGTGCCCCTCGTTGCTGTGGGTTCAGATCTCAAAGCAACTGCAGCCGTTCCTCATGAAGACCATCGTGGCGGGGATCTGTCTCTTCACCTGGCGCCACGAGAGCTTCAGGGACGCTGCCCGGGCCCGCTACCTGGACACACCTGACCAGATAAACATGTGCTGCACCGCCCTCATTGATTACTTCCAGGTAAGCCGCCCacgcttcactccctcacaccatGACTGCTTTTAAAGGCTATAGAGGTGGGGGTTCTTAACattgtttctcctattaacaGTGTAGAAGTCTAGTTTATCTATCAAACtattaaaaacatccttaaaaaccccgcCTATAtgcaactggagcctttgaaagtagtgtaAGTACGGCACAGAAGCGTTTATGGTAACTTGCCCCACTATTATAATAACGCATCTCTCTGCCTCTGCATTCGTAGTCAGCCTTGTTCCCgttatgtgttgtgtttgtggcgTGCTGCATTGGTACTGTTGTCGGCAGAGCAAGTGGGCGAACGGCGTGAAGAAACCGATGACGGGAAGTGAGGAGGGCACGGAGGAGGGCAAGGAGCGGTACGTGCTGGACCAACCCACCAAGTACCGCGGCAGGtgagttttcagagagagagagagagagagagagagagagaaaatacaaagggATCTCTGTAAATCTTATAAATCCTTCTCTTGtatctcttttactttctcctcttccaacacaaccatcacctctttttcttaatgctccttctcctcctcatctcaccaccaccaccaccaccaccaccatcactacaacaactattactctTACTGatctaactaccaccaccaccatcaccaccaccactcccgccCTCCCCGCAGCAACATGTCCAAGATCTCAGTGCAGCCTGTGTTCAGCCGCCACAACCGCCGCAAGCTGGATGAACTGCCCTACCAGGTGCTTCAACTTCGGGGTCGCATCCTGGAGGAGTTTGTGCTCAACTTCGACTGGGTGTACGAGA containing:
- the LOC123499789 gene encoding NACHT domain- and WD repeat-containing protein 1-like isoform X5 — translated: MGSSCSSSQSLKDNVSVKSEDYAMDTNRTSSQHPRAITPVPVRAVSSSTSDRSYDTDSCLSEKGGGANRQTSRPLLSVKIPDNDGSSLSGETHGMTQGEAPGPADVKESPRKTRGVIPHLSHLPDLNKLSDVIRNLVMGNVVYVKPILKPRKICIYTCADLKDTIMERSALMEYVYPKLRLYCMEKGYELNTVDLHWGIPDEHLNDHSLKELCLGQLTTQARDSHIVTVVFLNETFGNALLPRVIEGPDFDQGISSLEVDTDRELFWKWYHWDENAQPPCYKLQPISTFFPNIKDGNSAQHQEAVADWSAEVKKMMTLMRTVFNQEQKEKYLSTVMEQEIKQSVFMNQESAKHCLWICRKFTHFPSHNIPAQGKVYVAVEPESKKRLDILQSELKERLDEIRMLKFRVKWHNSGMNPEVPEHAQFVEDLCAQISPLLISIIDGIIEEDETKEELKTYLGIEKRLFHELMQQSLMCQFRYKNFQGRQDLLAKIRRYLNNDSCVPLIMHGEVGCGKSSLIAKAMERCCEWLVDVPLVVRFVGLTPGSSTAEQVLRSIAEQCCALFGEHPAEAAKGVRHMSSFLMHVWSKACKVRPLVIMIDGIDQVKSYGSTSLEWVPRELPENVKLIMTVRDDSEQMRLLQSIIEDRACFLKIPPMTLDEGYSKFEGILKAHHRSVNKEQRDLVSKYIQECPLPLYVEILGRMACHWTGAESQLPLKSTLMEQISMVFDELEETYGKVEVSHTLGYLTAAKHGLSDSEMIDILSCDEAVLEKVFVHYIPPVRRCPSLLWVQISKQLQPFLMKTIVAGICLFTWRHESFRDAARARYLDTPDQINMCCTALIDYFQSKWANGVKKPMTGSEEGTEEGKERYVLDQPTKYRGSNMSKISVQPVFSRHNRRKLDELPYQVLQLRGRILEEFVLNFDWVYEKLCGSDTYQVLEDVSLALTNHANNIELVLLKEVLELAAYALGYDGRQFYSQVYGRLATLMKEPKNHETYPIIHKLYDRAAHAPVPCLLPLTVCLHEPFQDQNMKLGDGQVYFNALIRARHNPHYVITLSTERGEIAVWNIFTMTPVRTLTGITQPRKLKMIDDYRCLVLCGRELRIYNFDEGLFVMKLREVMNQKMPYFGLHDKDHVVALSRSRMYVNMMNLQNGDCVATFKVGEDRFLNSLMVSENGKICVCGDETQKPSALLVWDLELRKLMYDLRIPHHEFITRHAAITKEGHYVSCVCREVDEPAPNFIVVYDLQSGTLFKKWKPGVNIISIAISSAGSCVIVGLEDSKLMAYDLITGNPRWTLKGHTAPPTTIRLDNRGLQCLTYDALGRDRSVRVWDIHTGNSLAVLTPDQAITACEISSDGKAVVMALEGRNEIVTFLLCHQKGVDGHASPKSYGNDTNRGKVFDLSQAG
- the LOC123499789 gene encoding NACHT domain- and WD repeat-containing protein 1-like isoform X2; this encodes MGSSCSSSQSLKDNVSVKSEDYAMDTKTSSQHPRAITPVPVRAVSSSTSDRSYDTDSCLSEKGGGANRQTSRPLLSVKIPDNDGSSLSGETHGMTQGEAPGPADVKESPRKTRGVIPHLSHLPDLNKLSDVIRNLVMGNVVYVKPILKPRKICIYTCADLKDTIMERSALMEYVYPKLRLYCMEKGYELNTVDLHWGIPDEHLNDHSLKELCLGQLTTQARDSHIVTVVFLNETFGNALLPRVIEGPDFDQGISSLEVDTDRELFWKWYHWDENAQPPCYKLQPISTFFPNIKDGNSAQHQEAVADWSAEVKKMMTLMRTVFNQEQKEKYLSTVMEQEIKQSVFMNQESAKHCLWICRKFTHFPSHNIPAQGKVYVAVEPESKKRLDILQSELKERLDEIRMLKFRVKWHNSGMNPEVPEHAQFVEDLCAQISPLLISIIDGIIEEDETKEELKTYLGIEKRLFHELMQQSLMCQFRYKNFQGRQDLLAKIRRYLNNDSCVPLIMHGEVGCGKSSLIAKAMERCCEWLVDVPLVVRFVGLTPGSSTAEQVLRSIAEQCCALFGEHPAEAAKGVRHMSSFLMHVWSKACKVRPLVIMIDGIDQVKSYGSTSLEWVPRELPENVKLIMTVRDDSEQMRLLQSIIEDRACFLKIPPMTLDEGYSKFEGILKAHHRSVNKEQRDLVSKYIQECPLPLYVEILGRMACHWTGAESQLPLKSTLMEQISMVFDELEETYGKVEVSHTLGYLTAAKHGLSDSEMIDILSCDEAVLEKVFVHYIPPVRRCPSLLWVQISKQLQPFLMKTIVAGICLFTWRHESFRDAARARYLDTPDQINMCCTALIDYFQSKWANGVKKPMTGSEEGTEEGKERYVLDQPTKYRGSNMSKISVQPVFSRHNRRKLDELPYQVLQLRGRILEEFVLNFDWVYEKLCGSDTYQVLEDVSLALTNHANNIELVLLKEVLELAAYALGYDGRQFYSQVYGRLATLMKEPKNHETYPIIHKLYDRAAHAPVPCLLPLTVCLHEPFQDQNMKLGDGQVYFNALIRARHNPHYVITLSTERGEIAVWNIFTMTPVRTLTGITQPRKLKMIDDYRCLVLCGRELRIYNFDEGLFVMKLREVMNQKMPYFGLHDKDHVVALSRSRMYVNMMNLQNGDCVATFKVGEDRFLNSLMVSENGKICVCGDETQKPSALLVWDLELRKLMYDLRIPHHEFITRHAAITKEGHYVSCVCREVDEPAPNFIVVYDLQSGTLFKKWKPGVNIISIAISSAGSCVIVGLEDSKLMAYDLITGNPRWTLKGHTAPPTTIRLDNRGLQCLTYDALGRDRSVRVWDIHTGNSLAVLTPDQAITACEISSDGKAVVMALEGRNEIVTFLLCHQKGVDGHASPKSYGNDTNRGKVFDLSQAGTWPMSGDTEENMLWS